One part of the Phacochoerus africanus isolate WHEZ1 chromosome 7, ROS_Pafr_v1, whole genome shotgun sequence genome encodes these proteins:
- the TFCP2 gene encoding alpha-globin transcription factor CP2 isoform X1 encodes MAWALKLPLADEVIESGLVQDFDASLSGIGQELGAGAYSMSDVLALPIFKQEESSLPPDNENKILPFQYVLCAATSPAVKLHDETLTYLNQGQSYEIRMLDNRKLGELPEINGKLVKSIFRVVFHDRRLQYTEHQQLEGWRWNRPGDRILDIDIPMSVGIIDPRANPNQLNTVEFLWDPAKRTSVFIQVHCISTEFTMRKHGGEKGVPFRVQIDTFKENENGEYTEHLHSASCQIKVFKPKGADRKQKTDREKMEKRTPHEKEKYQPSYETTILTECSPWPEITYVNNSPSPGFNSSHSSFPLGEGNGSPNHQPEPPPPVTDNLLPTTTPQEAQQWLHRNRFSTFTRLFTNFSGADLLKLTRDDVIQICGPADGIRLFNALKGRMVRPRLTIYVCQESLQLREQQQQQQQQQQKHEDGDSNGTFFVYHAIYLEELTAVELTEKIAQLFSISPCQISQIYKQGPTGIHVLISDEMIQNFQEEACFILDTMKAETNDSYHIILK; translated from the exons tgatgTCCTCGCATTGCCCATTTTTAAGCAAGAAGAGTCCAGTTTGCCTCCAGATAATGAGAATAAAATCCTACCTTTTCAGTATGTGCTTTGTGCTGCCACCTCTCCAGCAGTGAAACTCCATGATGAAACCCTGACATACCTCAATCAAG GACAGTCTTACGAAATCCGAATGCTAGACAATAGGAAACTTGGAGAACTTCCAGAAATTAATGGCAAGTTGGTGAAG AGTATATTCCGCGTAGTGTTCCATGACAGACGACTGCAGTACACTGAACACCAGCAGCTGGAGGGCTGGCGGTGGAACCGACCCGGAGATAGAATTCTTGACATAG ATATCCCAATGTCTGTGGGTATAATCGACCCTAGGGCTAATCCCAACCAACTAAATACAGTGGAATTCCTCTGGGACCCTGCAAAGAGGACATCTGTGTTTATTCAG GTGCATTGTATTAGCACAGAGTTTACTATGAGGAAACACGGTGGAGAGAAGGGCGTGCCATTTCGAGTACAAATCGACACCTTCAAGGAGAATGAGAACGGGGAGTACACTGAACACCTGCACTCAGCCAGCTGCCAGATCAAAGTCTTCAAG CCCAAAGGTGCagatagaaagcaaaaaacagacaGGGAGAAAATGGAGAAACGAACACCTCACGAGAAGGAGAAATACCAACCGTCCTATGAGACGACGATACTCACAGAG TGTTCTCCATGGCCTGAGATCACGTATGTCAATAATTCCCCATCACCTGGGTTCAACAGTTCCCACAGCAGTTTTCCTCTTGGAGAAGG AAATGGTTCACCGAACCACCAGCCAGAGCCGCCCCCTCCCGTCACAGAT AACCTCTTGCCAACAACTACACCTCAGGAGGCTCAGCAGTGGTTGCATCGAAACCGTTTTTCCACATTCACAAGGCTTTTTACAAACTTCTCAG gGGCAGATTTATTGAAACTAACTAGAGATGATGTGATCCAAATCTGTGGCCCTGCAGATGGAATCAGACTTTTTAATGCATTAAAAGGCCG gaTGGTGCGCCCAAGGCTAACCATTTATGTTTGTCAGGAATCCTTGCAGTTGAgggagcagcagcaacagcagcagcaacagcagcagaagCATGAGGATGGAGACTCAAATGGTACTTTCTTCG TTTACCATGCCATCTACCTAGAAGAACTGACAGCTGTCGAACTGACGGAAAAAATCGCTCAGCTTTTCAGCATTTCCCCATGCCAGATCAGCCAGATCTACAAGCAGGGGCCAACAGGCATCCATGTGCTCATCAGTGACGAG aTGATACAGAATTTTCAGGAAGAAGCCTGTTTTATTCTGGACACAATGAAAG cagaaaCCAATGATAGCTACCATATCATACTGAAGTAG
- the TFCP2 gene encoding alpha-globin transcription factor CP2 isoform X2, whose amino-acid sequence MAWALKLPLADEVIESGLVQDFDASLSGIGQELGAGAYSMSDVLALPIFKQEESSLPPDNENKILPFQYVLCAATSPAVKLHDETLTYLNQGQSYEIRMLDNRKLGELPEINGKLVKSIFRVVFHDRRLQYTEHQQLEGWRWNRPGDRILDIDIPMSVGIIDPRANPNQLNTVEFLWDPAKRTSVFIQVHCISTEFTMRKHGGEKGVPFRVQIDTFKENENGEYTEHLHSASCQIKVFKPKGADRKQKTDREKMEKRTPHEKEKYQPSYETTILTECSPWPEITYVNNSPSPGFNSSHSSFPLGEGNGSPNHQPEPPPPVTDNLLPTTTPQEAQQWLHRNRFSTFTRLFTNFSGADLLKLTRDDVIQICGPADGIRLFNALKGRMVRPRLTIYVCQESLQLREQQQQQQQQQQKHEDGDSNGTFFVYHAIYLEELTAVELTEKIAQLFSISPCQISQIYKQGPTGIHVLISDEMIQNFQEEACFILDTMKETNDSYHIILK is encoded by the exons tgatgTCCTCGCATTGCCCATTTTTAAGCAAGAAGAGTCCAGTTTGCCTCCAGATAATGAGAATAAAATCCTACCTTTTCAGTATGTGCTTTGTGCTGCCACCTCTCCAGCAGTGAAACTCCATGATGAAACCCTGACATACCTCAATCAAG GACAGTCTTACGAAATCCGAATGCTAGACAATAGGAAACTTGGAGAACTTCCAGAAATTAATGGCAAGTTGGTGAAG AGTATATTCCGCGTAGTGTTCCATGACAGACGACTGCAGTACACTGAACACCAGCAGCTGGAGGGCTGGCGGTGGAACCGACCCGGAGATAGAATTCTTGACATAG ATATCCCAATGTCTGTGGGTATAATCGACCCTAGGGCTAATCCCAACCAACTAAATACAGTGGAATTCCTCTGGGACCCTGCAAAGAGGACATCTGTGTTTATTCAG GTGCATTGTATTAGCACAGAGTTTACTATGAGGAAACACGGTGGAGAGAAGGGCGTGCCATTTCGAGTACAAATCGACACCTTCAAGGAGAATGAGAACGGGGAGTACACTGAACACCTGCACTCAGCCAGCTGCCAGATCAAAGTCTTCAAG CCCAAAGGTGCagatagaaagcaaaaaacagacaGGGAGAAAATGGAGAAACGAACACCTCACGAGAAGGAGAAATACCAACCGTCCTATGAGACGACGATACTCACAGAG TGTTCTCCATGGCCTGAGATCACGTATGTCAATAATTCCCCATCACCTGGGTTCAACAGTTCCCACAGCAGTTTTCCTCTTGGAGAAGG AAATGGTTCACCGAACCACCAGCCAGAGCCGCCCCCTCCCGTCACAGAT AACCTCTTGCCAACAACTACACCTCAGGAGGCTCAGCAGTGGTTGCATCGAAACCGTTTTTCCACATTCACAAGGCTTTTTACAAACTTCTCAG gGGCAGATTTATTGAAACTAACTAGAGATGATGTGATCCAAATCTGTGGCCCTGCAGATGGAATCAGACTTTTTAATGCATTAAAAGGCCG gaTGGTGCGCCCAAGGCTAACCATTTATGTTTGTCAGGAATCCTTGCAGTTGAgggagcagcagcaacagcagcagcaacagcagcagaagCATGAGGATGGAGACTCAAATGGTACTTTCTTCG TTTACCATGCCATCTACCTAGAAGAACTGACAGCTGTCGAACTGACGGAAAAAATCGCTCAGCTTTTCAGCATTTCCCCATGCCAGATCAGCCAGATCTACAAGCAGGGGCCAACAGGCATCCATGTGCTCATCAGTGACGAG aTGATACAGAATTTTCAGGAAGAAGCCTGTTTTATTCTGGACACAATGAAAG aaaCCAATGATAGCTACCATATCATACTGAAGTAG
- the TFCP2 gene encoding alpha-globin transcription factor CP2 isoform X3 produces MAWALKLPLADEVIESGLVQDFDASLSGIGQELGAGAYSMSDVLALPIFKQEESSLPPDNENKILPFQYVLCAATSPAVKLHDETLTYLNQGQSYEIRMLDNRKLGELPEINGKLVKSIFRVVFHDRRLQYTEHQQLEGWRWNRPGDRILDIDIPMSVGIIDPRANPNQLNTVEFLWDPAKRTSVFIQVHCISTEFTMRKHGGEKGVPFRVQIDTFKENENGEYTEHLHSASCQIKVFKPKGADRKQKTDREKMEKRTPHEKEKYQPSYETTILTECSPWPEITYVNNSPSPGFNSSHSSFPLGEGNGSPNHQPEPPPPVTDNLLPTTTPQEAQQWLHRNRFSTFTRLFTNFSGADLLKLTRDDVIQICGPADGIRLFNALKGRMVRPRLTIYVCQESLQLREQQQQQQQQQQKHEDGDSNVYHAIYLEELTAVELTEKIAQLFSISPCQISQIYKQGPTGIHVLISDEMIQNFQEEACFILDTMKAETNDSYHIILK; encoded by the exons tgatgTCCTCGCATTGCCCATTTTTAAGCAAGAAGAGTCCAGTTTGCCTCCAGATAATGAGAATAAAATCCTACCTTTTCAGTATGTGCTTTGTGCTGCCACCTCTCCAGCAGTGAAACTCCATGATGAAACCCTGACATACCTCAATCAAG GACAGTCTTACGAAATCCGAATGCTAGACAATAGGAAACTTGGAGAACTTCCAGAAATTAATGGCAAGTTGGTGAAG AGTATATTCCGCGTAGTGTTCCATGACAGACGACTGCAGTACACTGAACACCAGCAGCTGGAGGGCTGGCGGTGGAACCGACCCGGAGATAGAATTCTTGACATAG ATATCCCAATGTCTGTGGGTATAATCGACCCTAGGGCTAATCCCAACCAACTAAATACAGTGGAATTCCTCTGGGACCCTGCAAAGAGGACATCTGTGTTTATTCAG GTGCATTGTATTAGCACAGAGTTTACTATGAGGAAACACGGTGGAGAGAAGGGCGTGCCATTTCGAGTACAAATCGACACCTTCAAGGAGAATGAGAACGGGGAGTACACTGAACACCTGCACTCAGCCAGCTGCCAGATCAAAGTCTTCAAG CCCAAAGGTGCagatagaaagcaaaaaacagacaGGGAGAAAATGGAGAAACGAACACCTCACGAGAAGGAGAAATACCAACCGTCCTATGAGACGACGATACTCACAGAG TGTTCTCCATGGCCTGAGATCACGTATGTCAATAATTCCCCATCACCTGGGTTCAACAGTTCCCACAGCAGTTTTCCTCTTGGAGAAGG AAATGGTTCACCGAACCACCAGCCAGAGCCGCCCCCTCCCGTCACAGAT AACCTCTTGCCAACAACTACACCTCAGGAGGCTCAGCAGTGGTTGCATCGAAACCGTTTTTCCACATTCACAAGGCTTTTTACAAACTTCTCAG gGGCAGATTTATTGAAACTAACTAGAGATGATGTGATCCAAATCTGTGGCCCTGCAGATGGAATCAGACTTTTTAATGCATTAAAAGGCCG gaTGGTGCGCCCAAGGCTAACCATTTATGTTTGTCAGGAATCCTTGCAGTTGAgggagcagcagcaacagcagcagcaacagcagcagaagCATGAGGATGGAGACTCAAATG TTTACCATGCCATCTACCTAGAAGAACTGACAGCTGTCGAACTGACGGAAAAAATCGCTCAGCTTTTCAGCATTTCCCCATGCCAGATCAGCCAGATCTACAAGCAGGGGCCAACAGGCATCCATGTGCTCATCAGTGACGAG aTGATACAGAATTTTCAGGAAGAAGCCTGTTTTATTCTGGACACAATGAAAG cagaaaCCAATGATAGCTACCATATCATACTGAAGTAG